The Vescimonas coprocola genome includes a window with the following:
- a CDS encoding helix-turn-helix domain-containing protein, with protein sequence MRNKYYTSRDPIKNYFPLPNEVFALGLSPGALAVYSYLMYTEDRTTYQCHASYKTIGKAVNMSPNTVRKYVTELVERGLIKTERTTIITQDGRKQNRSLLYTLLPIQFSIQQFYEQKLAKLDTECEQERIRKRLEALQQARQKTTCPPA encoded by the coding sequence ATGAGGAATAAGTATTACACGTCGCGCGATCCGATTAAAAACTACTTTCCTCTGCCGAATGAAGTTTTCGCCCTCGGTCTTTCACCGGGCGCGTTGGCTGTCTACAGCTATCTGATGTACACTGAGGATCGGACGACATATCAGTGCCATGCAAGCTACAAAACGATTGGTAAAGCCGTCAATATGAGTCCGAACACCGTGCGAAAATATGTGACAGAACTGGTAGAGCGAGGACTCATCAAGACGGAACGCACTACGATCATCACGCAGGATGGACGCAAGCAGAACAGAAGCCTTCTGTACACGCTCCTGCCCATTCAGTTCTCTATCCAGCAGTTTTATGAGCAAAAGCTTGCAAAGCTGGACACGGAATGTGAGCAGGAACGCATCCGAAAACGCTTGGAAGCGCTCCAACAGGCACGGCAGAAAACCACCTGTCCACCCGCGTGA
- a CDS encoding pyridoxal phosphate-dependent aminotransferase produces MEWINEKAKTLKQGAIRAMFDRANTMTGVISLGIGEPDMPTPKLVCEACKEALDKGITHYTPNAGTLSFRQAIAEKSYLKDLHYDPNTEIIITNGGMGALSLLFLILLNKGDEILIQDPQWLNYVAQVAYCDGTAVRVPTDLKHNFEMQPETIEKLITPHTKALMINTPNNPTGSVMTRETMAKIAELAVKHDLLVISDDVYNTLLYAGEEAHCIASFPGMRERTVIVNSFSKSYAMTGWRIGFVAAPAEIVDRMTKCQENFNACANAPGQYAATVALDHPELCEELRQVFERRRSILLDGLAKIDGIRCNRPNGAFYVFADISSFGLSSVEFCNRLLDEQKVVCIPGSAFGECGEGFIRIAYTCSDDNLREALRRIDTFCKSL; encoded by the coding sequence ATGGAATGGATCAATGAAAAAGCAAAAACACTGAAGCAGGGCGCAATCCGCGCCATGTTTGACCGCGCAAACACCATGACCGGCGTCATCAGCCTCGGCATCGGCGAACCCGATATGCCTACGCCGAAGCTGGTCTGTGAGGCCTGCAAGGAAGCGCTCGACAAGGGCATCACGCATTATACGCCGAACGCCGGTACGCTCTCGTTCCGTCAGGCCATCGCGGAAAAATCCTACCTGAAGGATCTGCACTACGACCCGAACACGGAGATCATCATCACCAACGGTGGCATGGGCGCGCTGAGTCTCCTGTTCCTCATCCTGCTGAACAAGGGTGATGAAATCCTCATTCAGGATCCGCAGTGGCTGAACTATGTGGCGCAGGTCGCATACTGTGACGGCACGGCGGTCCGCGTCCCCACGGATCTGAAGCATAACTTTGAAATGCAGCCGGAAACCATCGAAAAGCTCATCACACCGCACACCAAGGCGCTGATGATCAACACCCCGAACAACCCCACCGGCTCCGTTATGACGCGCGAAACGATGGCAAAGATCGCCGAGCTGGCCGTGAAGCACGATCTGCTGGTGATCTCTGACGATGTCTACAACACCCTGCTCTACGCCGGAGAGGAAGCGCACTGCATCGCGTCTTTCCCGGGCATGAGAGAGCGCACCGTCATCGTCAACAGCTTTTCAAAGTCCTATGCGATGACCGGCTGGCGCATCGGCTTTGTCGCAGCCCCGGCGGAGATCGTTGACCGCATGACCAAGTGTCAGGAAAACTTCAACGCCTGCGCCAACGCCCCCGGCCAGTACGCGGCGACCGTTGCGCTCGACCATCCGGAGCTCTGCGAAGAGCTGCGTCAGGTCTTTGAGCGCCGCCGCAGCATCCTGCTCGACGGCCTCGCCAAGATCGACGGCATCCGCTGCAACCGCCCGAACGGCGCGTTCTATGTCTTTGCCGACATCAGCAGCTTCGGCCTGAGCAGCGTCGAGTTCTGCAACCGCCTGCTCGACGAGCAGAAGGTCGTCTGCATTCCGGGCAGCGCCTTTGGCGAATGCGGCGAAGGCTTCATCCGTATCGCATACACCTGCTCGGATGACAATCTCCGTGAGGCGCTCCGCCGCATCGACACCTTCTGCAAATCTCTGTAA
- a CDS encoding tyrosine-type recombinase/integrase, with protein sequence MPKRRANGEGNIRKRKDGRWEGRYTVGHDPETGKAIIKNVLGKTQAEVKEKLKKAIEENVGIDYGRAKTYTVGTWLEVWMENYAKVKLRPSTFKTSQGFLKNHIKPQIGRVPLAELTSLDLQRFYKHLLDGGRVDRIEAKKKPKGLAPKTVRNIHQMIGSAYNLAMEQKLVSKNPTQGCALPKVEHKEMRTLTADQLSAFFREARDSGVYELYYLDLATGLRRGELLGLKWTDIDLDRGVLKIQRAISRQNGKVMEAPLKTKNAYRTLPLSADAIDVLKAQKNKVGSSEWVFPSPTGCPMSPDSVLHMLQRVLKRAGLPRIRFHDLRHTFATMALQNGVDVKTVSSMLGHYSAGFTLDTYAHVTTDAQMKAAQTMGSILSRAV encoded by the coding sequence ATGCCAAAACGACGAGCAAACGGAGAAGGCAATATCCGAAAGCGCAAGGATGGACGATGGGAGGGCCGCTACACAGTCGGTCACGATCCGGAAACCGGAAAAGCCATCATCAAGAACGTTCTTGGAAAGACGCAAGCGGAAGTAAAAGAAAAGCTGAAGAAAGCCATCGAGGAAAATGTGGGCATCGACTATGGGCGGGCCAAGACCTACACCGTGGGAACATGGCTGGAGGTCTGGATGGAGAACTACGCGAAAGTAAAACTCAGACCCTCCACGTTCAAGACCAGCCAAGGCTTTCTGAAAAACCACATCAAGCCGCAGATCGGCCGCGTTCCGCTGGCAGAATTGACCTCTCTGGACTTGCAGCGGTTCTACAAACACCTGTTGGACGGTGGCCGGGTTGACCGTATCGAGGCCAAGAAAAAGCCGAAAGGGTTAGCACCGAAAACCGTGCGGAACATCCATCAGATGATCGGTTCGGCGTACAATCTCGCCATGGAGCAGAAGTTGGTGAGCAAGAATCCAACGCAGGGCTGCGCCCTGCCAAAAGTCGAGCACAAAGAGATGAGAACGCTGACCGCCGACCAACTCAGCGCCTTCTTCCGGGAGGCCAGGGACAGCGGCGTGTACGAACTCTACTACCTCGACCTCGCCACCGGACTTAGGCGGGGCGAACTGCTGGGACTGAAATGGACGGACATCGACCTCGACCGTGGTGTGCTGAAAATCCAACGGGCCATCTCGCGGCAGAACGGCAAGGTAATGGAAGCCCCGTTGAAAACGAAAAACGCCTACCGCACACTGCCGTTGTCGGCAGACGCGATAGACGTTCTAAAGGCACAGAAAAACAAGGTGGGAAGCAGCGAGTGGGTATTTCCATCGCCCACCGGATGCCCCATGTCACCGGACAGCGTCCTGCATATGCTGCAAAGAGTGCTGAAACGGGCGGGATTGCCACGGATACGCTTCCATGACCTGCGTCACACCTTCGCCACCATGGCGCTGCAAAACGGCGTGGATGTAAAAACCGTGTCCTCGATGCTCGGTCACTACTCCGCAGGCTTCACGCTAGACACCTACGCCCATGTCACCACTGACGCCCAGATGAAAGCCGCCCAGACGATGGGGAGCATCCTCTCCCGTGCGGTATAG
- a CDS encoding LPXTG cell wall anchor domain-containing protein → MKKRILSLLLALMMVLSLIPTLAFAAGEDNSKVTVYFSLSDNGKYKNGTSGKTLAYVPVTVEYFDLDDYGLGKYTRADAGEQPTVLHLFIKMLEQEYLNSGKLTVGGDALTVSGAAGSMYMTQFWGHDQNLTYYVNHVYPIMSGSTGATADRIILKDGDVVDVAMFDDWSFWGDAYAGFQYFMDGDAPTHSYTATAGEAKTITCKTAQTNMMSPSGTQYNVCGTQTVYYGKTLFASDAQSVTTDSSGAASITFPEAGDWYVWANGAKGKSTNNVVSSPAYAAVTVEAGGVTTPKLTLTTDKESVIWNEKVTVTATNEKGEPVVCNWTVNDPSVMPYRAKNPWDGQSSIAIKGTEVKNALVLTATSVDDPTLQGELQFNVLPLAEVYAVFGDGTKQPLTMKAETRAVGNGTFNVIEIPAAVDHILVRPAKGYTIIDNSGPATGTPLWTPEYDSEGFCAVTRAQGDLSKTTFAPERVLFTRGILPKYPESDWFCNRIKVEKENVFLAWEQDTDSPIQEVKVENATLYTPVQTAQNSFSMILDRNAETASFLFNTEAKKVYLTDEQYKAEGAALEQKDGFYVLPVNASELEASGLHSRRMEKTYYVLAESTTGRKLRFNVTVYQRDNAMDTPTAVEEYLCLASQYTNNANNATGTYGTMPERALAGFPQSGTGMNMLVSLGNFGGYIIYRFDQLITNDPNHPYGVDFVVRGNNYGTNHFGFYEPANVLVSQDGKTWYTLAGSDHYSNHAYWDYTITYTKSTGTSTVYGGASGTAADWTDSMGYSGTSYLYPNKALYPLFPWTAENDTSITVTGTLLGGKGTTRNEIFDVAVPKWGYADTCYNGLNPYTGAEGGEVFDLDWAVDENGQPVKLDWVKYVKVQTASNVDGGGIGEKSTEVSAIYKTDAAAAPVGVTAAPASISINGQKLALKDGVDVYSAVADTAVEVAVDAPENTNVYINDVYGKSAKFDSLNHRMVRVVVQEGEKEPVIYYVNLKTQAQADEDAVADVIAKIDAIGEVTKDSGSSIKAARKAYDALSDAQKELVTNYQTLLDAEKSYKKLTRPTGGSSSSSTTDDKKNDGKDVKSGNTGDAGITLYLGMGLVAVMAGAVIVTRKRKEN, encoded by the coding sequence ATGAAAAAGAGAATCCTCTCGCTTCTGCTGGCGCTGATGATGGTGCTGAGCCTGATCCCCACGCTGGCGTTTGCCGCGGGTGAAGACAACAGCAAGGTCACGGTTTATTTCTCCCTGTCGGATAACGGGAAGTACAAAAACGGCACCAGCGGCAAAACGCTGGCCTATGTCCCGGTAACGGTGGAGTATTTTGATCTGGATGACTACGGTCTGGGCAAATACACCCGTGCGGACGCAGGCGAGCAGCCCACGGTGCTGCACCTGTTCATCAAAATGCTGGAGCAGGAGTACCTGAACAGCGGCAAGCTGACGGTAGGCGGAGACGCGCTTACCGTGTCCGGTGCCGCCGGAAGTATGTACATGACGCAGTTCTGGGGCCACGATCAGAACCTGACCTATTATGTGAACCATGTGTACCCCATCATGTCGGGCAGCACCGGCGCCACGGCGGACCGGATCATCCTGAAAGATGGCGACGTGGTGGACGTGGCGATGTTCGACGACTGGAGCTTCTGGGGTGACGCCTACGCTGGCTTCCAGTATTTCATGGACGGCGATGCGCCCACCCACAGCTATACCGCCACGGCGGGTGAGGCCAAAACCATCACCTGTAAGACAGCGCAGACGAACATGATGAGTCCCAGCGGGACGCAGTATAACGTCTGCGGTACGCAGACCGTTTACTACGGCAAGACGCTGTTTGCCAGCGACGCCCAGAGCGTCACCACCGACTCCAGCGGTGCGGCCAGCATCACCTTCCCCGAAGCAGGCGACTGGTATGTGTGGGCCAACGGCGCCAAGGGTAAGAGTACCAACAATGTCGTCAGCTCCCCCGCCTACGCCGCGGTGACGGTGGAGGCAGGCGGCGTGACCACTCCCAAGCTGACGCTGACCACAGACAAGGAAAGCGTCATTTGGAACGAGAAGGTCACCGTGACTGCCACCAACGAAAAGGGCGAGCCGGTGGTCTGTAATTGGACAGTCAACGATCCCTCCGTGATGCCGTACAGAGCAAAGAATCCTTGGGACGGACAATCCAGCATTGCGATCAAGGGCACAGAAGTGAAAAATGCTCTTGTGCTGACAGCCACTTCGGTGGACGATCCGACGCTACAGGGTGAGCTGCAGTTTAACGTATTGCCGTTGGCCGAAGTGTATGCGGTCTTTGGTGACGGAACTAAGCAACCCTTGACCATGAAGGCAGAGACCAGAGCTGTCGGAAATGGCACCTTCAATGTGATTGAGATTCCTGCCGCCGTCGACCACATCTTAGTCCGCCCTGCCAAAGGCTATACGATTATTGATAATAGCGGCCCTGCAACCGGTACACCTCTTTGGACACCAGAATATGACAGTGAAGGTTTTTGCGCTGTGACACGTGCGCAGGGCGATTTAAGCAAAACAACCTTTGCGCCCGAAAGAGTTCTGTTTACCCGTGGAATACTACCGAAATACCCTGAGAGCGACTGGTTCTGTAACAGGATTAAGGTAGAAAAGGAAAATGTATTCTTGGCGTGGGAGCAGGACACAGACAGCCCCATCCAAGAGGTCAAGGTAGAAAATGCGACCCTCTATACTCCAGTGCAGACGGCACAGAACAGTTTTAGCATGATACTTGACCGCAATGCAGAGACCGCTTCTTTCCTTTTTAATACTGAGGCAAAGAAAGTCTATCTCACCGATGAACAATACAAGGCAGAGGGCGCTGCACTGGAGCAGAAGGATGGCTTCTACGTGCTGCCTGTCAATGCTTCCGAGCTTGAGGCCAGCGGACTGCATTCCCGGCGGATGGAAAAGACCTACTATGTGCTGGCAGAGTCTACCACTGGCCGCAAGCTGCGCTTTAATGTTACGGTGTACCAGCGGGATAACGCTATGGATACCCCCACAGCGGTGGAGGAATATCTGTGTCTGGCCAGCCAGTACACCAACAACGCCAATAACGCAACGGGTACTTATGGAACCATGCCGGAGCGGGCGCTGGCAGGCTTCCCGCAGAGTGGTACTGGTATGAATATGCTGGTATCTTTGGGCAACTTCGGCGGCTACATCATCTACCGCTTTGACCAACTGATCACCAACGATCCCAACCACCCTTACGGCGTGGACTTCGTGGTGCGGGGCAACAACTACGGCACCAACCACTTCGGCTTTTATGAGCCTGCCAATGTGTTGGTATCGCAGGATGGCAAGACGTGGTATACGCTGGCTGGTTCCGACCACTACAGCAACCACGCCTATTGGGATTATACCATAACTTACACCAAGTCCACCGGCACCTCCACCGTCTATGGCGGCGCTTCCGGTACGGCGGCAGACTGGACAGACAGCATGGGCTATTCCGGCACCAGCTATCTCTATCCCAACAAAGCCCTCTATCCCCTGTTCCCGTGGACAGCTGAAAATGATACCAGTATTACCGTTACCGGTACGCTGTTGGGCGGCAAAGGAACCACTCGTAATGAGATTTTCGATGTGGCTGTTCCCAAGTGGGGCTATGCCGACACCTGCTATAACGGCTTGAATCCCTACACCGGTGCCGAGGGCGGCGAGGTATTCGACCTTGACTGGGCCGTAGACGAGAACGGCCAGCCCGTGAAGCTGGATTGGGTCAAGTACGTAAAGGTGCAGACCGCCTCCAACGTCGATGGCGGCGGCATCGGCGAAAAGTCCACCGAGGTCAGCGCCATCTATAAGACCGACGCGGCTGCCGCTCCCGTTGGCGTTACCGCCGCTCCCGCCTCCATCTCCATCAACGGCCAGAAGCTGGCGCTGAAGGATGGCGTGGACGTGTATTCCGCCGTGGCCGATACCGCCGTTGAGGTGGCTGTGGACGCGCCGGAGAACACCAACGTCTACATCAACGACGTTTACGGCAAGAGCGCCAAGTTTGACTCCCTGAACCACCGCATGGTGCGCGTTGTGGTGCAGGAGGGCGAAAAGGAGCCTGTGATCTACTACGTGAACCTCAAGACACAGGCTCAGGCCGACGAGGACGCTGTGGCGGATGTGATCGCCAAGATCGACGCCATCGGTGAAGTGACCAAGGACAGCGGCAGCAGCATCAAGGCCGCCCGCAAGGCCTATGACGCGCTGTCCGATGCGCAGAAGGAGCTTGTCACCAACTATCAGACCCTGCTGGATGCCGAGAAGTCCTACAAGAAGCTGACCCGCCCCACTGGCGGCAGTTCCAGTTCCAGCACCACCGATGACAAGAAGAACGACGGTAAGGACGTGAAGTCCGGTAACACCGGCGACGCGGGTATCACCCTGTATCTGGGCATGGGTCTTGTGGCTGTCATGGCTGGCGCGGTGATCGTCACCCGTAAGCGCAAAGAGAACTAA
- a CDS encoding amidohydrolase family protein, with amino-acid sequence MLIDAHVHIFPNVDGYGPKGHTHGAGYGRIDAGDGIAQDVLPAINENTSHTLQMLLHEMRQAQVDKAVLILCPCYGDWSEYVLQACRDYPEQFTASAFFDPWSPAARQYYAEKLEGSLWKNIKIEFSEAGGLYGVYPGVQLDAPELRWLWEAMEAGGKTVSFDLGRPGDGSYQTDQIASIAKRHPGLKIVLCHMGQPSRAAERNPELWSAWLEQIRLGTLPNVWFDLSALPYHVQKEEEYPFPSTKRYFDLARGIVGAKKLLWGTDIPWLLGTANYQQLVAHGKFLLSDCTEKEREMMFAGNAWDVYWNHRK; translated from the coding sequence ATGCTGATTGACGCGCATGTTCATATTTTCCCAAACGTTGATGGGTATGGCCCAAAAGGCCATACCCATGGCGCGGGATATGGCCGGATTGATGCAGGAGACGGCATTGCACAGGATGTGCTGCCGGCGATCAACGAAAACACCAGCCATACATTGCAGATGCTGCTGCATGAGATGCGGCAGGCACAGGTGGATAAAGCTGTCCTGATTCTTTGCCCATGCTATGGAGACTGGAGCGAGTATGTACTGCAAGCATGCCGGGACTATCCGGAGCAGTTTACTGCCTCCGCTTTTTTTGACCCTTGGAGTCCCGCGGCGCGCCAGTATTATGCCGAAAAGCTGGAAGGATCGCTTTGGAAAAACATTAAAATTGAGTTTTCTGAGGCGGGCGGCCTGTACGGTGTCTATCCCGGCGTACAGCTGGATGCACCAGAGCTAAGATGGCTTTGGGAGGCCATGGAAGCAGGTGGAAAAACGGTTTCGTTTGACCTCGGTCGGCCAGGCGATGGTTCTTATCAGACAGATCAGATCGCGTCCATCGCAAAGCGTCATCCGGGATTGAAAATCGTGCTTTGCCACATGGGGCAGCCCTCGCGAGCTGCAGAGCGCAACCCGGAGCTTTGGTCTGCGTGGTTGGAGCAGATTCGTTTGGGTACGTTGCCAAATGTTTGGTTTGATCTTTCCGCGCTCCCGTATCATGTGCAGAAGGAAGAAGAATATCCATTTCCCAGTACGAAACGCTATTTTGACTTGGCACGCGGGATCGTGGGAGCAAAGAAATTGTTATGGGGGACAGATATTCCATGGCTGCTGGGGACGGCAAACTATCAGCAGTTGGTGGCACACGGAAAATTCCTTTTGTCCGACTGTACGGAGAAAGAGCGAGAGATGATGTTTGCAGGAAACGCATGGGATGTTTATTGGAATCATCGCAAATGA
- a CDS encoding sugar kinase, whose protein sequence is MKVLTFGEIMLRLKAPGHERFFQSPMLEATFGGGEANVAISLANYGMDAEFLTVLPKNDIAECCIRELRYFGVDTKKIVRSEGRMGIYYLEGGANQLPSKVVYDRAYSSIALAKPGDIDWDKAFEGVDWFHITGITPAISESAMELSLEAVKEAKKRNITVSCDLNYRKNLWKYGKKASEVMRELAKYVDVAIANEEDVQKSLEITVDVNVESGELDRKKYKALGNKVLESYPNMKCIAITLRESHSADWNGWAACLNDGKDFYVSKKYEIRDIIDRVGGGDSFAGGLIYGLNQYEDKQSALEFAVAASCLKHSVIGDFNRVSVSDVEKLMGGDGTGRVQR, encoded by the coding sequence ATGAAAGTTCTGACATTTGGTGAAATTATGCTCCGCCTGAAAGCGCCGGGACACGAGCGCTTCTTCCAGAGCCCGATGCTTGAGGCGACCTTCGGCGGCGGCGAAGCCAACGTGGCAATCTCCCTTGCAAATTACGGCATGGACGCAGAATTTTTGACCGTCTTGCCGAAGAACGATATTGCAGAGTGCTGTATCCGCGAACTGCGCTATTTTGGCGTGGACACAAAGAAGATCGTCCGCAGCGAGGGTCGCATGGGCATTTATTACTTAGAGGGCGGCGCAAATCAGCTGCCGAGCAAGGTCGTCTATGACCGTGCGTATTCCTCAATCGCACTTGCAAAGCCGGGCGATATCGACTGGGACAAAGCCTTCGAGGGTGTGGATTGGTTCCACATCACGGGCATTACGCCTGCAATTTCCGAATCCGCAATGGAGCTGTCGCTCGAAGCCGTCAAGGAAGCGAAGAAGCGGAACATCACCGTCTCCTGTGACCTCAACTACCGCAAGAACCTCTGGAAGTATGGCAAGAAGGCCAGCGAGGTCATGCGAGAGCTTGCAAAGTATGTCGATGTGGCGATTGCCAACGAAGAAGACGTGCAGAAATCGCTCGAAATTACCGTCGATGTGAACGTCGAGTCCGGTGAACTCGATCGTAAGAAGTATAAAGCGCTCGGCAACAAGGTGCTGGAAAGCTATCCGAACATGAAGTGCATCGCCATCACGCTCCGTGAGAGCCACAGTGCCGACTGGAACGGCTGGGCGGCGTGCCTGAATGACGGCAAGGATTTCTATGTTTCAAAGAAATATGAAATCCGCGACATTATTGACCGCGTGGGCGGCGGCGACAGCTTTGCGGGCGGTCTGATCTACGGCCTGAACCAGTATGAGGACAAGCAGTCCGCGCTCGAATTTGCAGTTGCAGCTTCCTGTCTGAAGCACAGCGTCATCGGCGACTTTAACCGTGTCAGCGTTTCCGATGTGGAAAAGCTCATGGGCGGCGACGGCACGGGGCGGGTGCAGAGATAA
- a CDS encoding bifunctional 4-hydroxy-2-oxoglutarate aldolase/2-dehydro-3-deoxy-phosphogluconate aldolase: MNVSERLAASAVVPVVVLDDAKDAVATAKALLAGGVDVMEITFRTAAAADSIKAVAESCPDMLVGAGTVITLEQCKKATECGAKFIVSPGFDEEVVRWCVENGVAVTPGCVTPTEIMAAMKLGLNVVKFFPAGVYGGLSAMKALSGPFGGIKFIPTGGVNGQNIGEFIAAPFIHAVGGSWVCSKADIAAGNFEKITKLCKEARAAALGFEVAHVGVNCEDADAASAVCEKLNKAFDLPVKDGNSSMFASSGIEVMKSMFKGKNGHIAIRTNSVELAVAGLAKKGFAYDESSAKYKNGRMTAAYLKDEFGGFAVHLLQK, encoded by the coding sequence ATGAATGTTTCTGAAAGACTGGCTGCATCGGCTGTTGTGCCGGTTGTGGTATTGGATGACGCGAAGGACGCGGTCGCGACGGCAAAGGCTTTGCTTGCCGGCGGCGTGGACGTGATGGAAATCACGTTCCGCACGGCTGCTGCGGCGGACTCGATCAAGGCAGTCGCGGAAAGCTGCCCCGACATGTTAGTTGGCGCAGGAACGGTCATTACGCTTGAACAGTGTAAAAAAGCCACCGAGTGCGGCGCAAAATTTATCGTATCCCCCGGCTTTGACGAAGAAGTCGTCCGCTGGTGCGTGGAAAACGGCGTTGCCGTGACGCCCGGCTGCGTGACGCCGACGGAAATTATGGCGGCAATGAAGCTGGGTTTAAACGTTGTGAAGTTCTTCCCGGCTGGCGTTTATGGCGGACTTTCTGCCATGAAGGCGCTCTCGGGTCCGTTCGGCGGGATCAAATTCATCCCGACCGGCGGCGTGAATGGTCAGAACATCGGCGAGTTCATCGCCGCGCCGTTCATCCACGCAGTCGGCGGCAGCTGGGTCTGCTCGAAGGCGGACATTGCAGCCGGTAATTTTGAGAAGATCACAAAGCTCTGCAAGGAAGCAAGAGCCGCTGCGCTGGGGTTCGAGGTAGCGCACGTCGGCGTCAACTGCGAAGATGCCGATGCGGCATCCGCGGTCTGCGAGAAGCTGAACAAAGCGTTTGATCTGCCGGTCAAAGACGGCAACTCTTCGATGTTTGCATCCAGCGGTATCGAGGTCATGAAGTCCATGTTCAAGGGCAAAAACGGTCATATTGCGATCCGCACCAACTCTGTGGAGCTGGCGGTGGCAGGGCTTGCAAAGAAGGGCTTTGCGTATGACGAAAGCTCGGCAAAGTACAAAAACGGACGTATGACAGCTGCATACCTCAAAGACGAGTTCGGCGGTTTCGCCGTGCATCTGCTGCAGAAGTAA
- a CDS encoding DUF6076 domain-containing protein, which yields MWYAKMYFSGEKEFFENDAFGMQGLPSKRLELPFLESLLTFLELDEKEITPMLERISVNWERFVESRAREAYTAAMVELGVLAEKHIYLRLLYTRSFGCFSVNGYGQAEIQAIALDLKEFAKQFSETRKQVEKFLKCVLDVDSAGREPQKQAAKNYHHDQPRDPELFRFEPIPLSFEPVEPGRCAPVLYSSVVRDMIDYSLRSCVERGVTVRRCKNCGRWFPQTGRVSAEYCERPVKYGEQRCREIGAFRQWTKRQTDDPIFKAYRKEYKKRFAWIKAGRITDEQFYAWSEKAREEKKKCDREIISLEDFQQWLRDSKI from the coding sequence ATGTGGTATGCAAAGATGTATTTCTCCGGTGAGAAGGAGTTCTTTGAAAATGATGCGTTCGGAATGCAGGGGCTGCCGTCCAAGCGGCTGGAACTTCCGTTTTTGGAAAGTCTGCTGACGTTTCTGGAACTGGACGAAAAAGAAATCACGCCGATGCTGGAACGCATCAGCGTGAATTGGGAACGCTTCGTTGAGAGCCGCGCCCGCGAAGCGTATACAGCCGCGATGGTGGAGCTCGGTGTGCTGGCCGAGAAGCACATTTATCTTCGCCTTCTATATACGCGCAGCTTCGGCTGTTTTTCCGTAAATGGCTACGGTCAAGCGGAAATTCAGGCGATTGCTTTGGACTTAAAGGAGTTTGCAAAGCAGTTTTCAGAGACAAGGAAGCAGGTCGAGAAGTTTTTGAAATGTGTGCTGGACGTGGATTCCGCCGGGCGTGAACCGCAGAAACAGGCGGCGAAAAACTATCATCACGACCAGCCGAGAGATCCGGAGCTGTTCCGATTTGAGCCAATCCCGCTGAGCTTTGAACCGGTCGAGCCGGGCCGGTGCGCGCCTGTTTTATACTCGTCCGTCGTGCGCGACATGATCGACTATTCGCTGCGAAGCTGCGTCGAGCGCGGCGTGACCGTGCGCCGCTGCAAGAATTGCGGCCGCTGGTTTCCGCAGACCGGCCGCGTGAGCGCGGAGTACTGCGAGCGCCCGGTAAAGTACGGTGAGCAGCGCTGCCGCGAGATCGGTGCGTTCCGGCAGTGGACGAAAAGACAGACCGATGACCCGATTTTCAAAGCATACCGCAAGGAGTACAAAAAGCGCTTCGCGTGGATCAAGGCCGGGCGCATCACCGACGAGCAGTTCTATGCCTGGAGTGAAAAAGCCAGAGAAGAAAAGAAGAAGTGCGACCGGGAGATCATCTCGCTGGAGGATTTCCAGCAGTGGCTCCGCGACTCCAAAATATGA
- a CDS encoding helix-turn-helix domain-containing protein, which yields MNTSSIKNFDELPLFLNAQLVSRTLGVSPSSAYELLHEDGFPSLRIGSRLVVPKEQFRLWVERQTGGTHEE from the coding sequence TTGAACACATCAAGCATCAAAAATTTTGACGAGCTGCCGCTGTTTCTAAACGCACAGCTTGTCTCCCGCACGCTGGGCGTTTCGCCGTCGAGCGCCTATGAACTTCTGCATGAGGACGGCTTTCCGTCGCTGCGGATCGGCAGCCGGCTTGTCGTACCGAAGGAGCAGTTCCGTCTATGGGTAGAACGGCAGACGGGAGGCACGCATGAGGAATAA